A part of Meleagris gallopavo isolate NT-WF06-2002-E0010 breed Aviagen turkey brand Nicholas breeding stock chromosome 26, Turkey_5.1, whole genome shotgun sequence genomic DNA contains:
- the TTC36 gene encoding tetratricopeptide repeat protein 36, translating into DAAVRLGRGCGRAVCQSLVQRGLIHRLQGREDDARRDFQQAARLGSAFARQQLVLLNPYSALCNQMLSEMLGRLRNPDVVGSD; encoded by the coding sequence GATGCCGCCGTCCGCCTGGGCCGGGGCTGCGGCCGAGCCGTGTGCCAAAGCCTGGTGCAGCGTGGGCTGATCCATCGGCTGCAGGGCCGTGAGGACGACGCCCGGCGGGACTTCCAACAGGCGGCACGGCTTGGCAGCGCCTTCGCACGGCAGCAGTTGGTGCTGCTCAACCCCTACTCGGCCCTCTGCAACCAAATGCTGAGCGAGATGCTGGGGCGGCTGCGCAACCCCGATGTGGTCGGCAGTGACTGA